One Onthophagus taurus isolate NC chromosome 11, IU_Otau_3.0, whole genome shotgun sequence genomic window carries:
- the LOC111429456 gene encoding methionine-rich protein-like, translating into MQTKLYILIATLFAANAAPAPSTPELKTLPSAQNSVGPTGLQGVSIPISPGTLYPSAYTPDLTGVQTLPSIPLNIPSSIPSSFPSTFPSTLPSSFPSSFPSTFPSSFPSSFPSSYPSILPTSFPSTLSSAFPSTFPSTYSPSLGSYPSFGSYPSLGGFGGSFGGYNPCTYTNPLPVQTMGCGGIGTPYAG; encoded by the exons ATGCAAAccaaattatatattttaattgcgACACTTTTTGCAGCTAATG CTGCACCAGCACCATCAACTCCTGAGTTAAAAACACTTCCAAGTGCACAAAATTCAGTTGGACCAACGGGATTACAAGGTGTATCTATTCCAATTTCACCTGGCACTTTATATCCATCCGCTTATACGCCTGATTTAACTGGAGTTCAAACACTACCTTCAATTCCTTTAAATATTCCCTCCTCAATTCCTTCATCGTTCCCTTCAACATTCCCTTCAACACTCCCATCATCATTCCCTTCATCATTCCCTTCAACATTCCCTTCATCATTCCCTTCATCATTTCCTTCATCATACCCTTCAATATTACCTACATCATTTCCTTCAACTTTATCTTCAGCTTTCCCATCAACTTTCCCTTCAACTTATTCACCAAGTTTAGGTTCATATCCAAGTTTTGGAAGTTATCCTAGTTTAGGAGGGTTCGGAGGAAGCTTCGGAGGATACAATCCATGCACGTATACCAATCCACTTCCGGTTCAAACGATGGGATGTGGTGGAATTGGAACACCATACGCCGGATAa